A portion of the Oxynema aestuarii AP17 genome contains these proteins:
- a CDS encoding SDR family oxidoreductase, with the protein MNSRKVTDRQSQRVLITGVSRGLGRAMAERFIELGHTVWGCARSPVAIEELQKQFDRPHQFAVVDVSDDSQVRDWARELLTEKIAPDLLINNAGVINRPAVLWELDDREFSQTIDVNVKGVANTIRHFVPSMVANDRGIIVNFSSGWGRSTSPQVGPYCATKWAIEGLTRSLAQELPTTMGAIALNPGIIHTEMLEICFGESAASYTPIARWVDRAVPFLLDLSPRNNGAALTVGV; encoded by the coding sequence ATGAATTCCCGAAAAGTAACCGACCGACAAAGCCAACGAGTTTTAATTACTGGAGTCAGTCGCGGTTTGGGTCGGGCGATGGCGGAGAGGTTTATTGAATTGGGACATACGGTGTGGGGATGCGCGCGATCGCCTGTGGCGATCGAAGAGTTACAAAAACAATTCGATCGCCCCCATCAATTTGCCGTTGTCGATGTCTCCGACGATTCCCAAGTGCGCGACTGGGCCAGGGAATTATTAACCGAAAAAATTGCGCCGGATTTGTTAATCAATAATGCAGGAGTGATTAACCGTCCGGCTGTATTATGGGAACTCGACGATCGCGAATTTTCCCAAACGATCGATGTCAATGTTAAAGGCGTTGCCAATACGATCCGGCATTTCGTGCCGTCGATGGTGGCGAACGATCGCGGGATTATTGTCAATTTTAGTTCGGGATGGGGACGCTCGACTTCCCCGCAAGTCGGACCGTATTGTGCGACGAAATGGGCGATCGAAGGGCTGACGCGATCGCTCGCTCAAGAATTACCGACGACGATGGGGGCGATCGCCCTCAATCCAGGAATTATTCATACCGAAATGCTCGAAATTTGTTTTGGAGAAAGTGCGGCTTCCTACACTCCAATCGCCCGGTGGGTCGATCGGGCCGTTCCTTTTTTATTGGATTTATCTCCTCGGAATAATGGGGCTGCATTGACGGTGGGGGTGTAG
- a CDS encoding DUF938 domain-containing protein — protein sequence MTQLSEDARKYAPATQRNRDPILTVLKRVLPPTGTVLEIASGTGEHAVYFAPQLQPRGWQPTEPEAMLRRSIEAWQMARPCKSLYPPLAVDARASQWAIETDREWATGKPPLTAIVAINLLHISPWETTLGLLAGANRLLPPDGVLYIYGAFKRGGRHTAASNAAFDEILQQQNPSWGVRDLDEVVAIAEGACLDLNELVEMPANNFSVVFRKRPSIASPGTSR from the coding sequence ATGACTCAACTTTCGGAAGATGCTAGAAAATACGCCCCCGCGACCCAGCGCAACCGAGACCCAATTTTAACGGTCTTGAAGCGAGTGCTGCCGCCGACGGGGACGGTGTTGGAAATTGCCAGTGGAACGGGGGAACACGCGGTTTATTTCGCGCCCCAGTTGCAGCCGCGAGGTTGGCAGCCTACAGAACCGGAAGCCATGTTGCGCCGCAGTATCGAAGCGTGGCAAATGGCTCGTCCCTGTAAAAGTTTATATCCGCCGTTGGCTGTGGATGCGCGGGCGTCGCAATGGGCGATCGAAACCGATCGGGAATGGGCGACGGGAAAACCGCCTCTGACGGCGATCGTGGCGATTAATTTGCTGCATATTTCCCCCTGGGAAACGACCCTCGGCTTGTTGGCGGGGGCGAATCGCCTATTACCCCCCGATGGCGTTCTGTACATTTACGGGGCGTTTAAACGCGGCGGTCGGCATACGGCGGCGAGTAATGCGGCGTTTGACGAAATCTTGCAGCAGCAAAATCCGAGTTGGGGAGTGCGCGATTTAGATGAAGTGGTGGCGATCGCCGAGGGCGCCTGTCTCGATTTGAACGAACTGGTAGAAATGCCTGCCAATAACTTTTCCGTAGTTTTTCGGAAACGCCCGTCGATCGCCTCTCCCGGAACGTCCCGATAA
- a CDS encoding cupin domain-containing protein: protein MKYIRLEDLAVKPVSHNQKINKKVIIEPGELPNLVYFSQATFPPGEIADGHAHSDMYEVFFVSEGRGTIRIGDRAYPLAPGTCIAVEPGEIHELINDSQENLVVTYFGIRG from the coding sequence ATGAAATATATTCGTCTCGAAGATTTGGCAGTAAAACCCGTTTCTCATAATCAAAAAATCAACAAAAAAGTAATAATCGAACCGGGAGAGTTGCCTAACTTAGTCTATTTTTCTCAAGCGACTTTTCCGCCAGGAGAAATTGCCGACGGTCACGCTCACTCCGATATGTATGAGGTGTTTTTTGTTAGTGAAGGGAGGGGAACGATTCGGATCGGCGATCGCGCCTATCCTTTAGCACCGGGAACCTGCATCGCCGTGGAACCCGGAGAAATTCACGAACTCATCAATGATAGTCAAGAAAACTTAGTCGTGACCTATTTCGGAATTCGCGGGTAA
- a CDS encoding gas vesicle protein GvpG yields MLLRLLTFPVLGPLEGITWIGEQILDRANAELDDRENLQKRLLSLQLAFDLGDLSEEEFEAQEEELLLAIQALEDEENREYL; encoded by the coding sequence ATGTTATTGCGCTTGCTCACGTTCCCCGTACTCGGCCCACTCGAAGGCATTACCTGGATTGGCGAACAAATTTTAGACCGCGCCAATGCAGAACTCGACGATCGCGAAAACCTACAAAAGCGCTTGTTGTCTTTACAGTTAGCTTTCGACCTCGGCGATCTTTCTGAGGAAGAATTTGAAGCCCAAGAGGAAGAGCTATTATTGGCAATTCAAGCCTTGGAAGATGAAGAGAATCGAGAGTATCTTTGA
- a CDS encoding abortive infection protein, translating to MPPLEWNTLLLVVALLGLTAILMGVYRRRFYIVPKPPFSKRPPPIAEDDVGQLLDRDNLIAARALYQPIAPWTGRLILPTPDRRQRSGAIAFEVHNSPPEWAFLRDRVVTLKWRDTPEVRDYLQQVTVDLRFGPQLKLARKLGAIVPKRLDGWDRVGPLESLAGGRPENDVAVKLCDPQVEKDAEAIALTIDREPIQIAGRLKALVTLIQRLEAGESDRFLVRHYDRETGGFDGPFEAIAIPQVPRNRQGVYPSTNRDLERSPFNASGWYVYGNREADGIFVVEAIEPRALTWVQCDRAIVTAKAAIAHLRKHNWSDTAAKKGRGSAVLLDTTSEGPQGAIARWRGGDRAIVIHLFGGIGGQNAEPAPLGLVTGHFAYGFATAIEDSFTGELRFAIEYRQIYAHNREGIISGAIDWSEYMGNLRRGWLGLRPVSDILVKFETVTEAFEFDAIELSPIAYLDRELTTMCARYRTGDGTGVSLVNPASSCVQDSNQALYVTIKRLEEAIATSAPIQNWLARHLDHPQRVQLSQLDDLAKVLERNLVPFGIVQPDWRRNVERVAASRGSKDPIAVLLKTIATWRTLLPRRAHDEIAAILLKRGAALWILRTNQIGGFDPEILPEAPTALLGPRLR from the coding sequence ATGCCTCCTCTCGAATGGAATACCCTACTACTTGTTGTCGCTTTATTGGGATTGACGGCAATTTTAATGGGGGTTTATCGCCGTCGGTTTTATATCGTCCCCAAACCGCCGTTTTCAAAACGCCCCCCTCCGATTGCTGAAGACGATGTAGGGCAATTACTCGATCGCGACAATCTCATTGCAGCACGAGCACTTTACCAACCGATCGCCCCGTGGACGGGTCGGCTGATTTTACCGACCCCGGATCGCCGTCAACGGTCGGGGGCGATCGCCTTTGAAGTCCACAACAGCCCGCCGGAGTGGGCATTTTTGCGCGATCGCGTGGTGACGTTGAAATGGAGAGACACGCCGGAAGTTCGCGATTACCTGCAACAAGTCACGGTGGATCTGCGCTTCGGTCCTCAACTCAAACTGGCGCGGAAACTCGGGGCGATCGTCCCGAAGCGCCTCGACGGGTGGGATCGGGTCGGACCGTTGGAATCGTTGGCGGGGGGACGACCGGAAAACGATGTCGCGGTCAAACTGTGCGATCCGCAGGTCGAAAAAGACGCAGAGGCGATCGCCTTGACGATCGATCGCGAACCGATCCAAATAGCGGGTCGGTTGAAAGCCTTAGTCACGTTAATTCAACGGTTAGAAGCAGGGGAGAGCGATCGCTTTTTAGTACGTCACTACGATCGCGAGACCGGAGGATTCGACGGCCCGTTCGAGGCGATCGCCATTCCCCAAGTTCCGCGCAACCGTCAGGGAGTGTATCCCTCTACGAATCGGGATTTAGAACGATCGCCGTTCAATGCAAGCGGTTGGTACGTTTACGGGAATCGAGAGGCGGACGGGATCTTTGTGGTCGAAGCGATCGAACCGCGCGCCCTGACTTGGGTGCAATGCGATCGCGCGATCGTCACGGCTAAAGCGGCGATCGCCCATTTACGAAAGCACAACTGGTCCGATACTGCGGCGAAAAAAGGCAGGGGGTCGGCGGTGTTATTGGATACGACCTCGGAAGGACCGCAAGGGGCGATCGCGCGGTGGCGAGGGGGCGATCGCGCGATCGTCATCCATCTCTTCGGCGGAATCGGCGGTCAAAACGCCGAACCCGCGCCCTTGGGTCTAGTGACGGGTCATTTTGCCTACGGTTTCGCCACGGCGATCGAAGATTCGTTTACCGGAGAATTGCGCTTCGCGATCGAATATCGCCAAATTTACGCCCACAATCGCGAAGGCATTATTTCCGGGGCGATCGATTGGTCCGAGTACATGGGCAATTTGCGCCGGGGATGGTTGGGGTTGCGGCCCGTATCCGATATTTTGGTCAAATTCGAGACCGTGACCGAAGCGTTTGAGTTTGACGCGATCGAACTGTCGCCGATCGCCTATCTCGACCGGGAATTGACGACGATGTGCGCCCGCTACCGAACCGGAGACGGGACGGGGGTTTCCCTGGTCAATCCGGCGAGTTCGTGCGTGCAGGACTCGAATCAGGCGCTTTACGTCACCATCAAACGTCTGGAAGAGGCGATCGCCACCAGCGCCCCGATTCAAAATTGGCTGGCGCGCCACCTCGACCACCCGCAAAGGGTACAACTGAGTCAATTAGACGATTTAGCGAAAGTTCTCGAACGCAATCTCGTTCCGTTCGGTATCGTACAGCCCGACTGGCGGCGAAATGTCGAGCGAGTGGCGGCGAGTCGGGGATCTAAAGACCCGATCGCCGTGTTGCTCAAAACGATCGCCACCTGGCGGACCTTGCTCCCCCGTCGCGCCCACGACGAAATTGCCGCCATTTTGCTCAAACGGGGGGCCGCTTTGTGGATTTTGCGAACCAATCAGATCGGCGGCTTCGATCCGGAGATCTTGCCGGAAGCACCGACGGCGTTACTCGGGCCTCGCCTGCGCTAG
- a CDS encoding DUF4335 domain-containing protein — translation MSIQREYILPNCKLILEGLSDEKSSGSGSSTSANTLSILVNADCYVAGKEQPLSGGMEFFQALVMAVSSYAQEFLSGVRAYRRLGDPHGDEDESESALVQFKPLDTNLHRLLVRSPDRPGSPPLTIDLNSVQLFDLVEAVDQFLADRETLPQLALQLRSVSKSEAKTQIPVTQRALPAAIGVSSLAIAAMAFFFVPVPDIERPVEDPKPQPTSEQLQDSQDTTPAGSDPPEDRPSPPSPDELSRTSAPATPTITDPETLATLEDQLYDQIDEAWQTRPEFDLDLIYRVGVGADGAIVGYEAQNDLAREYSDGTPLSQLVYKPVEGGSAPEPVALFEVIFQPDGRLQVDPWQNQQREEAIDLGDAPEITDRAVIDDLVYTLQGQLIDALPASRDFVRPLTYRVGVIEDGTIVDYEAVDRLSEENLDKTPLQELHQPSAAVVRSNNTVTPAAIAQFRVVFRPTGVPEVSPWDGF, via the coding sequence ATGAGCATTCAACGTGAATATATCCTGCCCAATTGCAAGCTAATTTTAGAAGGCTTGAGTGACGAGAAAAGCTCCGGGTCGGGAAGTTCGACCTCTGCGAACACCCTGTCAATTTTAGTCAATGCGGACTGTTACGTGGCGGGGAAAGAGCAACCGCTTTCCGGGGGGATGGAATTCTTCCAAGCCTTGGTGATGGCGGTCAGTAGTTACGCGCAAGAATTCTTAAGTGGCGTAAGAGCTTACAGGCGTTTGGGGGATCCGCACGGCGACGAAGACGAGAGCGAGTCGGCGTTGGTGCAGTTCAAACCCCTCGATACCAACTTACATCGCTTGCTGGTACGATCGCCGGACCGTCCCGGAAGCCCTCCCCTGACCATCGATCTCAACTCGGTGCAGTTGTTCGATCTCGTCGAAGCAGTCGATCAATTTTTAGCCGATCGCGAAACCCTACCCCAATTGGCGCTGCAGTTGCGATCGGTCTCAAAAAGCGAGGCCAAAACTCAAATACCCGTCACCCAGCGCGCCTTACCTGCGGCAATCGGGGTTTCCAGTTTGGCGATCGCCGCCATGGCGTTCTTCTTCGTCCCCGTCCCGGACATCGAACGACCCGTCGAAGATCCCAAACCCCAACCGACCTCCGAACAACTGCAAGACTCTCAAGACACGACCCCCGCCGGGAGCGATCCGCCGGAAGATCGCCCCTCGCCGCCGTCTCCGGACGAGTTGAGCCGCACCAGCGCCCCGGCGACCCCCACCATTACCGACCCCGAAACCTTAGCAACCCTCGAAGACCAACTCTACGACCAGATCGATGAAGCGTGGCAAACCCGCCCCGAGTTCGATCTCGATTTAATCTATCGAGTCGGCGTCGGTGCAGACGGGGCGATCGTCGGTTACGAAGCTCAAAACGATCTCGCCCGCGAATACAGCGACGGGACCCCCTTGAGCCAACTGGTTTACAAACCCGTCGAAGGGGGCAGCGCCCCCGAACCCGTCGCCCTGTTTGAAGTCATCTTTCAACCCGACGGCAGACTGCAAGTCGATCCCTGGCAAAACCAACAGCGTGAGGAAGCCATCGATCTCGGCGACGCCCCGGAAATTACCGATCGCGCCGTCATCGACGATCTCGTTTACACCCTCCAAGGTCAATTAATCGATGCCTTGCCCGCTTCTCGGGACTTCGTTCGCCCCCTCACCTACCGGGTCGGCGTCATCGAAGATGGCACCATTGTCGATTACGAGGCCGTCGATCGCCTCTCCGAGGAGAATTTGGACAAAACCCCCCTCCAAGAACTCCATCAGCCCTCCGCCGCCGTCGTTCGCAGCAACAACACCGTCACCCCCGCCGCGATCGCTCAATTTCGAGTGGTCTTCAGACCCACGGGGGTTCCCGAAGTCAGCCCCTGGGACGGCTTCTAG
- a CDS encoding DUF3038 domain-containing protein, protein MQSKSPPDKTIPDLLQSLPDPPGHWEIGCPRSTRLQIDLILLAIEALYLGGSEAILAVAKEQQLDHIIKNRVFLWQLRSSNPLRRYSQRRPLSLLEAKALVAIACSLARRLTVTIRQLLLDYHQLQVKQIPIEQHLRLSNYLERFRAHFRSRMNPRRAGVMAYNSNEKLDELAISLLGQLLLCTGTAGMQRLWTSLFDGEV, encoded by the coding sequence ATGCAATCTAAGAGTCCACCAGACAAAACTATCCCAGATCTTCTACAAAGTCTGCCCGATCCGCCAGGACACTGGGAAATCGGCTGTCCTCGCAGTACCCGGTTGCAAATCGACCTGATTTTACTGGCCATTGAAGCCTTATATCTAGGAGGTTCCGAGGCAATTTTAGCGGTGGCGAAAGAACAACAGCTAGACCACATTATTAAAAACCGGGTATTTTTGTGGCAACTTCGCAGTAGCAATCCCCTCAGACGCTACAGCCAACGGCGTCCCTTAAGCTTGCTCGAAGCCAAAGCCCTCGTGGCGATCGCCTGCTCCCTAGCCCGTCGCTTGACCGTAACGATCCGCCAACTCTTACTCGACTACCACCAATTACAAGTCAAGCAGATTCCGATCGAGCAACACCTGCGCCTGTCGAACTATTTAGAACGATTTCGAGCCCACTTTCGTAGTCGGATGAATCCCCGACGGGCGGGAGTAATGGCTTATAACTCCAACGAGAAGCTCGACGAACTGGCCATTTCCCTGCTCGGTCAACTGCTCTTATGCACGGGAACCGCAGGAATGCAACGGTTGTGGACGAGTCTGTTTGATGGAGAGGTCTGA
- a CDS encoding adenine phosphoribosyltransferase: MDLKSLIRNIPDFPKPGIVFRDITTLLRDREGLRFAIDAMAQTCQAWEPEFIVGMESRGFMFGVPLAYQLGVGFIPVRKPGKLPADCHSVEYELEYGSDRLDMHKDALDPGHRVVVVDDLIATGGTAKATADLLERAGAHVAGFCFAVELRELGGREKLPSNVPIVSLVQY; the protein is encoded by the coding sequence ATGGATCTTAAATCTCTGATTCGCAACATTCCAGATTTTCCCAAACCCGGTATTGTTTTTCGCGATATTACGACTCTGCTGCGCGATCGCGAGGGTCTGCGATTCGCGATCGATGCCATGGCTCAAACTTGCCAAGCTTGGGAACCCGAGTTTATCGTCGGGATGGAATCTCGTGGCTTCATGTTTGGCGTGCCCCTCGCTTACCAACTCGGCGTCGGTTTTATCCCCGTTCGCAAACCCGGCAAACTCCCCGCAGACTGTCACTCGGTCGAGTACGAACTCGAATATGGTAGCGATCGCCTCGACATGCACAAAGATGCCCTCGATCCCGGTCACCGCGTCGTCGTCGTCGATGACCTGATCGCCACTGGAGGCACTGCCAAAGCCACCGCCGACCTCCTCGAACGGGCGGGCGCCCACGTGGCAGGGTTCTGTTTTGCTGTAGAACTGCGCGAGTTGGGCGGACGGGAAAAACTGCCGTCCAACGTGCCAATTGTTAGTTTAGTGCAGTATTAA
- a CDS encoding ABC transporter permease translates to MTFSTKKSAALHESLSNLKTHLLGLAQSETFFYILKRLLQALLTLFLASALSFFIIQLAPGDYLDNLRQNPQISKETLDQLQARFGLDRSPIAQYFLWLKQVLTQGDFGTSFVYRRPVAELLWERIPNTLLLSISSLLLTWAIALPLGIVGAVNQNRWLDRVLRVLSYTGQGFPSFITALLLLLFAQITSPLFPVGDMRSVYHDQLTPLGQIVDIAWHMILPTLALSITSFAGLQRITRGELLDVLRQEYIQTARAKGLPENRVIYVHALRNAVNPLITLLGFEFASLLGGAFIAEFFFNWPGLGRLILQAVQSQDIYLVMASLMMGGMMLIVGNLLADFRSVERY, encoded by the coding sequence ATGACTTTTTCGACTAAAAAGAGCGCCGCTTTACACGAGAGCTTGTCTAATTTGAAAACTCATCTCCTCGGTTTAGCTCAAAGCGAAACCTTTTTCTACATCCTCAAGCGATTATTACAAGCGCTCTTGACGCTGTTTCTCGCCTCCGCTTTGAGTTTTTTTATCATTCAATTAGCCCCTGGAGATTATTTAGATAACCTCCGTCAAAATCCCCAAATTTCCAAAGAAACTCTCGACCAACTTCAAGCTCGATTCGGCTTGGACCGATCGCCGATCGCTCAATATTTTCTCTGGCTGAAACAAGTCCTGACCCAAGGCGATTTTGGCACCAGTTTCGTCTACCGTCGCCCCGTCGCCGAACTCCTCTGGGAACGCATCCCCAATACCCTCTTACTCTCGATTTCATCCCTCCTGCTCACTTGGGCGATCGCCCTCCCCCTCGGTATCGTCGGCGCCGTCAATCAAAATCGCTGGCTCGATCGCGTCCTGCGCGTCCTCAGCTATACCGGACAAGGGTTTCCCAGCTTCATCACCGCCTTACTCCTCCTCCTGTTCGCCCAAATCACCTCCCCCCTCTTCCCCGTCGGCGACATGCGCAGCGTCTACCACGACCAACTCACCCCATTGGGTCAAATCGTCGATATCGCTTGGCACATGATTTTACCGACTCTCGCCCTCAGTATCACCAGTTTTGCAGGATTGCAGCGCATCACGCGCGGCGAATTACTCGACGTTCTGCGCCAAGAGTACATCCAAACTGCCCGCGCTAAAGGTTTACCAGAAAATCGCGTGATCTACGTCCATGCTTTACGCAATGCGGTCAATCCTTTAATCACTCTCTTGGGTTTTGAGTTTGCCAGTTTGCTCGGCGGTGCATTTATTGCTGAATTTTTCTTTAACTGGCCCGGGTTGGGGCGCTTGATTTTACAAGCGGTTCAATCCCAAGATATTTATTTAGTTATGGCCAGTTTGATGATGGGAGGCATGATGTTAATTGTCGGTAATTTATTGGCTGATTTCAGAAGTGTTGAACGGTACTAA
- a CDS encoding IS4 family transposase gives MVSNFPEILQKHLSHLPQDDYPVLDTFKFVSIWLNFILDQSQTTMRSLFKRLNIRGESVDISTFSKASKTRSPEVFHRLWDELKKEVAKKSQNSDKELMIFPLDSTIITLTSKLLWHQGYHQLKLFSGINLVTGNPGGISIHLGQGHDSKYGNETIEATPENGVAVMDRGFCSLERIAQLQAQKNRYFVLRIRKNIKLEMLENGEYLMGTGTAQVQGRVVMFCDREEKTEFRLVTNLPETGEGGISNEEIGEFYRLRWQIELLWKFLKMHLKLDKFITKNVNGMEIQIYCCLIGYLILKLVKINQEWGSSLLDKLRYLQAFMCEKISYVHWFRELVFHH, from the coding sequence ATTGTATCAAACTTTCCTGAAATTCTCCAAAAACATCTAAGTCATCTGCCCCAAGACGATTATCCAGTACTAGACACTTTCAAGTTTGTCTCAATTTGGCTAAATTTCATTTTAGACCAGAGTCAAACAACGATGAGAAGTTTGTTTAAAAGACTAAATATTCGCGGAGAATCCGTAGATATATCAACCTTCTCAAAAGCCAGTAAAACTCGTAGTCCAGAAGTTTTTCATCGATTGTGGGATGAATTGAAAAAAGAAGTAGCCAAAAAATCCCAAAATTCAGATAAAGAGTTGATGATATTTCCTTTAGATTCAACCATTATCACTTTGACGAGTAAACTCTTATGGCATCAAGGATATCACCAATTGAAACTGTTTAGTGGCATTAACTTAGTGACAGGAAACCCAGGAGGAATATCAATTCATTTGGGTCAAGGACACGATAGCAAATATGGAAATGAAACGATAGAAGCCACGCCGGAAAACGGAGTCGCCGTAATGGATAGAGGTTTTTGCAGCTTAGAAAGAATTGCCCAACTTCAAGCTCAAAAAAATCGCTACTTCGTCTTGAGAATCCGAAAAAACATTAAATTAGAAATGTTAGAGAATGGGGAATATTTAATGGGGACAGGAACAGCACAAGTACAAGGAAGAGTAGTAATGTTTTGCGACCGGGAAGAAAAAACTGAATTTCGCTTAGTGACGAATTTGCCAGAGACAGGAGAAGGAGGAATAAGTAACGAAGAAATTGGTGAATTTTATCGACTACGCTGGCAAATTGAATTGCTGTGGAAGTTCTTGAAAATGCACTTAAAGTTGGATAAATTTATCACGAAAAATGTGAATGGAATGGAAATCCAGATTTATTGCTGTTTAATCGGATATCTAATTTTAAAATTAGTAAAAATTAACCAAGAATGGGGTTCATCATTATTAGATAAGTTGCGATATTTACAGGCTTTTATGTGTGAAAAGATTAGTTATGTCCACTGGTTTAGAGAGCTAGTTTTCCATCACTGA
- a CDS encoding Crp/Fnr family transcriptional regulator: MQATVETLAKIAVFSGLEPAELQRLQPHARIQDYHSGEIVIHEGDRLPEALHALIEGELQVKKIAPTGKETILRNIHSGEIFAAPALFGDRSAPATAIALCDTQVLLLDRQGLLDAIAQNPELALRLLVVFNRRLQQLHDTVHGLVSERAIVRLARLILYFATLHGTDRVPGGELLKIELSYYRMARTVGITYEECVRLIKTMKPAITYRRGGKITIGDRESLEAIASGEND; this comes from the coding sequence ATGCAGGCGACTGTCGAAACATTAGCAAAGATTGCGGTTTTTAGTGGGTTGGAACCCGCCGAACTGCAACGGTTGCAACCCCACGCGCGCATTCAAGACTATCACAGTGGCGAAATTGTCATTCATGAAGGCGATCGCCTCCCGGAAGCTTTACACGCTTTAATCGAGGGAGAATTGCAAGTTAAAAAAATTGCTCCAACCGGAAAAGAAACAATTTTACGGAATATTCATTCTGGCGAAATTTTTGCCGCTCCGGCGTTATTTGGCGATCGCAGCGCTCCGGCGACGGCGATCGCTTTATGTGATACTCAAGTGCTGCTGCTCGACCGTCAGGGATTGCTCGACGCGATCGCCCAAAATCCAGAATTGGCATTGCGTTTATTAGTCGTTTTTAACCGCCGTTTGCAGCAGTTACACGACACCGTACACGGTTTGGTTTCGGAACGGGCGATCGTTCGTTTGGCGCGCTTAATTCTTTATTTTGCCACCCTCCACGGTACCGATCGCGTTCCGGGGGGAGAACTATTGAAAATTGAGTTATCTTACTATCGAATGGCGCGCACCGTCGGGATTACTTATGAAGAATGCGTGCGCTTAATTAAAACTATGAAACCCGCGATTACCTACCGTCGCGGCGGCAAAATCACGATCGGCGATCGTGAAAGTTTGGAGGCGATCGCCTCTGGAGAAAATGACTAA
- a CDS encoding glycosyltransferase family 4 protein encodes MRVALFTETFYPKVDGIVTRLCRTVEHLQRAGDRVLVFSPDYGIDEYQGAKVYGVTGYPLPMYPELKIALPTPSIRRVLEKFDPDLIHVVNPAILGLGGIYYAKNLKIPLVASYHTHLPQYLHHYGFGMLEPLLWELLKGAHNQAALNLCTSMAMVEELRAHGIERVDLWQRGVDTELFRPELASRDMRSRLSQGHPDSPLLLFVGRLGAEKEIDRIKPVLEAIPGARLALVGDGPNRAQLEAYFAGTATHFVGYLHGEELASAFASADAFIFPSRTETLGLVLLEAMAAGCPVVAAARGGILDIVTDGVNGYLFDPDDDDGAIAATRRLLANGSERDSLRHNARTEAQRWSWAAATRQLSQYYQGVLQGQRLASAARSSS; translated from the coding sequence ATGAGAGTAGCCCTTTTCACCGAAACCTTTTATCCCAAAGTAGATGGGATCGTGACGCGACTGTGCCGAACCGTCGAACACTTACAGCGTGCTGGCGATCGCGTCCTCGTGTTCTCCCCCGATTACGGCATCGACGAGTACCAAGGGGCTAAGGTGTACGGGGTAACGGGTTATCCCTTACCGATGTATCCCGAACTCAAAATCGCCCTGCCGACTCCCTCGATTCGACGGGTTCTCGAAAAGTTCGACCCCGACCTCATTCATGTCGTCAACCCGGCAATTTTGGGTCTTGGCGGTATCTATTACGCAAAAAACCTCAAAATCCCCTTAGTCGCCTCTTACCACACTCATTTACCCCAATATCTCCATCACTACGGATTCGGGATGCTCGAACCGTTGTTGTGGGAACTGCTCAAAGGCGCGCACAACCAAGCCGCACTCAATTTGTGTACGTCGATGGCAATGGTGGAAGAGTTGCGCGCTCACGGGATCGAGCGGGTCGATTTATGGCAACGGGGAGTCGATACGGAACTGTTCCGCCCGGAATTAGCCAGCCGCGACATGCGATCGCGCCTTTCTCAAGGTCACCCGGACAGTCCTTTACTACTGTTCGTCGGACGCCTGGGGGCGGAAAAAGAGATCGATCGGATTAAACCCGTCCTCGAAGCGATTCCCGGCGCCCGTCTGGCGTTGGTCGGCGACGGTCCCAACCGCGCCCAACTCGAAGCCTATTTCGCCGGAACGGCGACCCATTTTGTCGGCTACCTCCACGGGGAAGAACTCGCCAGCGCTTTTGCTTCGGCGGATGCGTTTATCTTCCCGTCGCGCACGGAAACTCTGGGGTTAGTGCTGTTGGAAGCCATGGCTGCCGGGTGTCCGGTGGTCGCCGCCGCACGCGGTGGGATTCTCGATATCGTCACCGACGGCGTCAATGGTTACTTGTTCGACCCGGATGACGACGATGGGGCGATCGCCGCGACTCGACGCTTGCTCGCCAATGGGTCGGAACGCGACAGTTTGCGCCACAACGCACGCACTGAAGCGCAACGCTGGAGTTGGGCCGCCGCGACCCGTCAGTTAAGTCAATATTATCAAGGGGTTTTGCAAGGTCAGCGCTTAGCTTCTGCTGCGCGATCGAGTTCGTAG